Genomic window (Thermanaeromonas sp. C210):
GGCGCATATGCAGGTGGAGCTTGTTAACGACGGTCCGGTCACTCTGCTTCTGGACAGCAGCAAGTTGTTTTAGATTTTGCGGCGGGTGGAAGGGAGATGGCGGACTTTCGGCCCGGTGGAGTTAACCCGCACCGAGATCTCTCCGGAGGCGGGAATTTTCTTCCAGGCCAAACTCAAGGTCCCGGCCCTTCCCTCCGGGGGCGTGGAGTGCCGGGCTTCTGATTCTGACTTGCAGAGGGGGGTTCTTATGTTTATAGAAACTTTAGTGGTGGGAGCGCTGGCCACCAATTGCTATCTTATAGCCTGCCCCGAGACGAAGGAAGGTGCAGTCATCGACCCGGGTGCCGAAGGCAAGCGGATTCTGGCTGCTGCGGCCAAAGCTGGCATCCGGCTGCGTTATATTATCAATACCCACGGCCATATCGACCACTGCGGCGCCAATGGGGAAATTAAGGCGGCCACGGGGGCGGAAATTTTGATACACAGGGAAGACGCCGCGTACCTGACCGATCCCCGCCGCAATCTTGCCGCCTTTGCCGGGGGAATGCGCGATGGCCTGCCGGCGGATCGCACCCTGGAAGAGGGCGATGTCATCCGCCTGGGTAAAGGGTTGGCCCTGGAAGTTATCCATACTCCGGGACACACGCCAGGCGGCATCTGCCTAAAGGGAGATGGCGTGGTATTTACCGGAGATACCCTGTTCGCGGGTTCCATTGGCCGGACGGACTTTCCGGGGGGCTCCCTGGAAAAACTGCTTTCCTCCGTGCGGGAGAAATTGTTTTGCCTGCCGGACGGTTTCACCATATACCCCGGCCACGGGCCGGCTTCCACCATCGGAGAGGAAAAGGCCGATAACCCGTTTTTCTGCTGAGGGAGGTAAGGCATGTTAACCCACAGACCGCGCGGTACCGAGGACATTCTGCCGGGAGCGAGCGAAAAATGGCAGTATCTCGAAGAGAAAGCCCGCTCCCTGTGCAGGCTTTACGGGTACCGGGAAATCAGGACCCCCATTTTTGAACACACCGAGCTTTTCCTCCGCGGAGTAGGGGACACGACGGATATTGTCGAGAAGGAAATGTATACTTTCCTCGACCGGAGCGAACGCAGCCTCACCCTGCGGCCGGAAGGGACGGCGCCGGTGGTGCGGGCCCTGCTGGAACACCGGCTGTATAGCGGGGTCCTGCCCGTAAAGCTCTTCTACCTGGGACCTATGTTTCGCTACGGGAGGCCCCAGGCCGGCCGGCTGCGGCAGTTCCACCAGTTCGGCGTGGAGGTTTTCGGCAGCAGGGATCCCGGTGTGGATGCCGAAGTCATTGTCCTGGCCATGGATTTTTACCGCCAGGTGGGCCTGGAGAATACGGAGCTGCGGATTAACAGTGTGGGCTGTCCCGCATGCCGGGCGGCACACCGGGAGAAACTCAAAGCCTACCTGCGGCCCAAACTGCCCGGATTGTGTCCCACCTGTCAGAACCGCTTCGAACGAAACCCGCTGCGTATATTCGACTGCAAGAGCGAGGCGTGCCGGGAGCTGCTGGCCGGGGCTCCTACTATAACCCGTTCGTTGTGCCCGGACTGCGCCGAGCACTTTCGAAGGGTTTTGCGCTACCTCGACGACCTGGGCATGGAGTATGTCCTGGACGAAGGCCTGGTGAGGGGTCTGGACTACTATACCAAGACGGCCTTTGAAATTACCGTGCCCGACATCGGTGCCCAGAGTTCCATAGGAGGCGGCGGCCGTTACGACGGCCTGGTGGAAGCTTGCGGGGGACCTCCCACACCGGGGATCGGGTTCGGCCTCGGCCTGGAGCGCATCTTGCTGGCCCTGGAAGCCCAGGGGAAGGAGATAGAGGTAGCCGGTGGGGTGGACGTTTTGGTCGTTACGGCGGGCTCCGGTTTGGAGGGGGCGGCCATGGATTTGCTTAAGACCCTGAGGGAGCACCGCATTGCCGCCGATAAAGATTACATGGGCCGCAGTTTAAAAGCCCAGATGAAGTACGCCCACCGTTATCCGGCCAGGCTGGTCATCATTCTGGGGGAGGAAGAGCTGAAGGAGCGGAAGGTCACGGTTCGGGACCTGTTGCGGGGAGAACAGCAGGAGGTTGCCTGGGAGGACATCATACCCTATTGCAGGCGGAAGAAGGAGAGTGAAGGCTAAGTGATAGAAGGTATGGGAGATTGGTCCAGGACCCATGGCTGTGGCGAATTGAGGAAAGAACATGCGGGCCTGGAGGTCATCCTTGCGGGATGGGTTCACCGCCGGAGGGATCACGGCGGGTTAATCTTTATGGATTTGCGCGACCGCTCGGGGATAGTACAGGTGGTCTTCAACCCTGAAGTCTCAGAGCAGGCCTTTGCCAAGGCCGAAGCCCTCCGGGGCGAGTACGTCGTAGCCGTGGCCGGAGAGGTGAGCATCAGGCCGGAGGGCACGGCCAATCCCAACTTGCCCACCGGGGAAGTTGAGGTCTATGCCCGGGATTTGCGCTTACTGAACGTGGCCAAAGTGCCACCTTTTTACATTGCCGACAATTTGGAGGTAGACGAGGCCTTACGCCTGCGCTACCGATACCTGGACTTGAGGCGGCCCGAGATGCAGCGCCTGCTGGAACTGCGCTACCGCGCGACTAAAGCCATCCGGGACTTCCTGGACGGCCGGGGCTTCTGGGAAATCGAAACTCCCATGTTGACCAAAAGCACACCGGAAGGGGCGCGGGATTTCCTGGTGCCCAGCCGGCTGCACCCCGGCGAATTCTTTGCCCTGCCCCAGTCTCCCCAGCTCTTCAAACAGGTACTGATGGTGGCCGGGGTGGAACGCTACTTTCAAATCGTCCGCTGTTTCCGGGATGAGGACTTGCGGGCCGACCGCCAGCCAGAGTTTACCCAGCTGGATATGGAGATGTCCTTCGTGCGGCGGGAAGATGTTATGGGGATTACCGAAGAGCTGCTGGCCTATGTTTTTCACCGCGTCCTGGGTGTGGAGCTGGACCTCCCCTTCCCGCGGCTGACCTATGAGGAGGCCATAAGCCGCTACGGTTCCGACAAGCCCGACCTGCGGTTTGGGTTGGAGATTAAGGACATCTCGGACTTGGTTAAGAATAGCGGATTCAGAGTTTTTGCCGAAGCCGTAGGCCGGGGAGGAGTAGTACGGGGCATCAGGGCTCCGGGCTGCAGCAGCTATTCCCGCCGCGAGCTGGATGAATTGACCAGGCTGGCCGGCACCTTCGGTGCCAAGGGCCTGGCCTGGATGATTATAGAGGGGGATGGAATCCGCTCTCCCATTGCCAAGTTCTTCGACCCCGGCGAACTGCAGTCCGTCAGGGAACGGATGGAGGCACGGCCAGGGGATCTTCTCCTTTTCGTAGCCGATCAAGAGGAGACGGCCGCCTGCGCCCTGGGAGCCCTGCGCCTGGAAATGGGGCGGCGTCTGGGCCTGGTAGACGACGGGCGGCTGGCCTTCGCCTGGGTCATCGATTTCCCCCTCCTGGAATACGACGAAGAAGAGGGACGGTATAAGGCCGTCCACCATCCCTTTACCTCGCCCCGGGAAGAAGACTTGCCCCTTCTGGACCGCGAGCCGTTAAAGGCCAAGGCGCTGGCTTACGACGTCATATTGAACGGCGTAGAACTGGGCGGTGGGAGCATCCGTATTCACCGCCGGGATGTGCAGGAGAAGATGTTCGAACTCCTGGGGTTGAGGGCCGAGGAAGCGCGGGAGAAATTCGGCTTTCTCCTGGAAGCCTTTGAATACGGCGCCCCTCCCCACGGCGGCATTGCCTTTGGCCTCGACCGCATGGTTATGCTCATGGGGAGAAGGGAAACCATCCGGGACGTTATTCCCTTCCCCAAAACCCAGAGCGCTAGCTGCCTTATGACGGGTGCCCCGGGTCCCGTGGCCCCCGAGCAGCTAAAGGAGTTACACCTTACTATACGGCCGTCGAGGTAGCTGCGTTAGGAATACTCCGTTCCGGGTGTCAGGCCGCAGGACGTCCCCCTGGCCTTAATGCCGCCAGGGTTAGTCCGGCCTTCTCCCCAGGCCTTCGAGGGGAAGCCCAGGGCAGGCTTCCCCTCCTTCCGGGGTGGGGGCCGGAGAGTTGTTGGCCGGACTTCGGAGCGGTTTTGGCCGGCCGGGACCGCCTTTTTCCCGGGAAGTTAGCAACTACACGAGGGCGGCAGCTAAACCTGGGAGGTTTAGCGTGGCGGGCCGGGGAGGGAGGCCGGGGTAGGCCCGGTAGCGGAGGGAAATCCGGCGCCGAGAGCCCAGACGGAGGTGGAAGGTGGGGCCGGGACCGGGTATTTCCAGAGGGGCGGAAGCCCGGAGGGCCGGGCCTCCCCGGGAGTGTCCTAGAATTGAGCACCAGTGTCGGTGGGCGAGGCTCACCGTGGGACCCGGAGCCAAGTCCCATCTGGCCCAAAACTGGGGCTGACTAAGCTGACTTAGCGCTTGCACTAAAGGACAGTTTGTGCTAATATAGAATACGCAAAGAGGATTTTGAAGTGACACCCTGCAATGCCCGTGTTAGGGCCGCATGTTGTGAGCCAACACCAACACTTAGGGAGCCCGGACTCTGGGCGTGGCTTGTAAGCCCCCGAGGAGGGGAAACAAAAAGCGTCCAGGAGGGCACCCACCTGCGGAGAGCGGGTTCATGAAACTGCGGCACGTCACGGCATTTGTGGGGTTTTGTATTTATATGAGGTGTTTCTCAGTCTATGGAAGAAACCTTCACCGCTCGAACAGAACTCTTGATAGGCATGGAAGGCCTGGCCAAGCTCTCGCGGGCCCGGGTGGCGGTGATAGGCCTGGGCGGCGTAGGCTCCTTTGCCGCCGAAGCCCTGGCCCGGGCCGGGGTGGGATACTTGGAACTGGTGGACTACGACTACATAGTACCCAGCAACATCAACCGGCAACTTCATGCCCTCCATTCCACCCTAGGGCAGCCCAAAGTCCTGGTCATGGCCCGCCGCCTGAAGGATATCAACCCCCGCCTGACGGTGGTACCCCGGCAGGAGCGCTACGCCCCGGACACAGGCCACCTCTTCGTCCGCCGGGACCTAGACTACCTGGTGGATGCCATTGACACCGTGCGGGATAAAGTGGATCTACTGGCCCGGGCCTACAGCAGTGGAATGCGGATCGTTTCCAGTATGGGTGCGGGCAACCGCCTCGACCCGACGGCCTTGGAAGTGGCGGATATTTCCGCTACTAGGGGCTGCCCTTTAGCCAGGGTCGTTCGCCGACAGCTCCGCCGGCGAGGCATCGAAGGCGGGATAAAGGTGGTGTATTCCCAAGAAGCGCCCCGGAGGACTTCCGGCGGCGCCTCTCAAGGTAGTCGGCCGCCGGGCAGCATATCCTTTGTACCCTCGGTGGCCGGTCTGATCTTGGCCAGCATTGTAGTGCGGGAACTGCTGGAGTAAAGGGGAAAGGGGAAGGGTCGTGAGCTCCTATGCGGTGGTGAAAGACGATATTCTTCTGCGGCTGCGCAAGGTCGAGGGTCAGGTCAAGGGATTGCAGCGCATGGTGGAAGAGAATAAATACTGCGTAGATGTTTTGGTGCAGATCGCAGCCGCCCGGGCAGCCTTGAAGACGGTGGGGACCATGATCATCGAGCAGCACGTGCGCGGATGCGTGCGCAATGCCCTCGCCCGGGAGAGGGGAGACGAAATAATAGACGAATTGATTGACGTCCTCAACCGGTTTATGGCCTAGCCGTCCTTTAGCTTTCCCCTGCACCGCTGTTGCCAGGCGCGGCTGAGCTCTCCCTCCTTACCGTACGGAGAGGGTACATAAAAGGTTCTGCCTTCTAAAGAGGTCGGCAGGTAGCGCTGTTCCACCCAGCCGTTGGGATAATTATGGGGGTACTTATACCCCCGGCCGTGACCCAGAGCGGCTGCCCCTGGATAACTGGCGTCCCGCAGGTGCCGGGGTACGGGGGAAGCCTCTTCTTTTTCTACGGCGTCCAGGGCTGCGTCGATGGCCTTAATGACGGAATTACTCTTGGGCGCCAGGGCTAAGTAAAGGGTGGCCTCGGCCAGGATGAGGCGTCCTTCGGGCAATCCTACCCGCTCCACGGCCTGGGCGGCGGAGGTGGCCACCAACAGGGCCATGGGATCGGCCAGGCCTATATCTTCAGCCGCATGGACCATGAGCCGGCGGGCTAGGAAGGCAGGATCCTCGCCGGCATAGATCATGCGGGCCAGCCAGTAGATGGCAGCGTCCGGGTCGGAACCGCGGATGCTTTTGATCCAGGCCGATACTACATCGTAGTGCTGGTCGCCGTCGCGATCGTATAGGAGGGCTTTTTTCTGGGCGGCTTCTTCGGCTACGGCCAGGGTAACCCGGCGCCGGCCGTCGTCCGAGGGCGGAGTAGTTAGGGCGGCGAATTCAAGGGCGTTCAGGGCGACGCGGGCGTCGCCGTTGGCCAGCCGGGCAAAGTGCCTGAGGGCGGCCTCCTCGACCTCCAGGTTCATGGATCCCAGCCCCCGTTCCCCGTCCTCCAGGGCCCGCCGTAAAAGCTTCAGTATATCCTCCTCCCGCAGGGGCTCCAAACGGACGATGCGGGACCGGGAGCGCAGGGCCGGGTTGACGGTGAACATGGGGTTTTCCACTGTAGCGCCGATAAGGGTTATAAGGCCCTCCTCCACGTGGGGGAGCAGGGCGTCCTGAATGTTTTTGGCCCAGCGGTGTATCTCGTCTACGAAAATAAGGGTCCTTTGGCGGTAATAAACATGTCTCTCTTTAGCCGCGGCAACCACCCGGCGGATGTCGCTTATGCCGTCCAGGGCCCCGTGGAGGGATTCAAAATGGGCCCTGGTCATATCGGCTATGATGTGGGCCAGGGTGGTTTTGCCGGTGCCCGGAGGTCCCCAGAGGATAAGGGAGGTCAGGCTGTCGTTTTCAATGGCCCGGCGGAGCAGGGTGCCGGGGCCGATGACCGCTTCCTGGCCTACGAATTCGTCCAGGGTTCGGGGCCGCATCCGGACGGCCAGCGGGGCCTTCGCCCGTAGTTCGTCCCTGGCGGCCTGTTCGAAGAGATTCATAGCGAGTCCCTCGGAAGCTATAAGTTTGGCTTATTTTATTATATCACGGGCCATACCGAAGACCAATGTTGCTCCCGCCTGAGTTTACCCTGCATCTCGGCGGACGCATAAAAGGGCAGGATTCATGGAAATTTAATAAAGTATAGTATATCGCTCGGTTTTACCTTGACAATATCCGAGTAGATTGCTAAGATATAAACTACGGAAGCAAAGAAAAAGACAGGGGGGTGAGGGCATCGTGAAATTCTCCACCAGAGGGGAATACGGCCTGCGGGCCATGTTCGACCTAGCCCAGCGTTACGGCGAAGGGCCCATCTCCCTGAAAAGTGTAGCGGAACGCCAGGATATCTCCGAACACTACCTGGAACAGCTCATTGCCGCTTTGCGTAAAGCGGGGTTGGTGCGCAGCGTCCGCGGCGCCCAGGGAGGATACACCCTGTCCAAGGACCCCTCGGAAATTAAGGTGGGGGACATTATCCGCGTATTGGAAGGGCCTATTGCTCCCATGGATTGCGTTAAAGAAGAGGGGGAATGCTGTTCCCGGGCCGAAAGCTGCGTAGCCCGTACCATATGGGAAAAGGTGCGGGATAGCGTGAGCGGTGTCTTAGATTCCATTACGTTGGAAGACATGGTCATAGAGGCCAACAAGTTGCAGGAGAGTAATAACAATTACATGTACTATATCTAAATTTCGGGGAAACAGGTGAGACCATGCGACGGGTTTACCTTGACCACAGTGCTACGACGCCGGTGCGGCCGGAGGTACTGGAGGAAATGCTTCCCTTTCTGAAGGAGGAATTCGGCAACCCCTCCACCATTTACGGTTGGGGCCGCCAGGCCAAAAAGGCCCTTGAAGAGGCCCGGGCCCGGGTAGCGGCCCTTATCGGAGCCCAGCCGGAGGAAATCATCTTTACCAGCGGGGGTACCGAGGCCGATAATATGGCCCTCATCGGCGCTGCCTACGCCAATCAAAAGAAGGGGAAGCATATCATTACTTCCAGCATTGAACACCATGCCGTTTTGGATACGGCCCAGTATTTGATGCGCCAGGGCTTCAAAGTGACCTTTCTACCCGTAACACCGGAAGGGCTGGTGCGGGTAGAAGACGTTCTCCAGGCCATTACCGACGAGACTATTCTGATCAGTATCATGCACGTTAACAACGAAGTGGGCACCATTCAGCCCATCCGGGAAATCGGCAGGGTGGCGCGGGAAAAGGGTATTATTTTCCACACCGATGCCGTGCAGAGCGTGGGCAAAATACCGGTCAATGTTCAGGATTTAAATGTCGATCTTTTAACCGCCTCGGCCCATAAGATTTACGGTCCTAAAGGGGTAGGGTGCCTTTACGTCCGCAAAGGAACCCGCATCCAGCCCCTGTTGCACGGTGGCGGGCAGGAGCGCAAGCGCAGGGCGGGGACGGAGAATGTGCCCGGCATCGTGGGTTTCGGCAAGGCGGCCGAATTGGCCGGGAAGGAACTGGAGAGCGAAGGGCGCAGGTTAAGGGCGTTGCGGGATAAACTAATTGACGGCGTACTGGCTAGTATCGAGGAAACCCGGCTGAACGGTGACCGGGAGCAAAGATCCCCCATCAATGCCAACTTCAGCTTCCGTTACGTGGAAGGAGAATCCATCCTTCTCAGCCTGGATATGAAGGGAATAGCCGCCTCCAGCGGTTCGGCCTGTACTTCGGGGTCCCTGGACCCATCCCATGTTCTCCTGGCCATGGGTATCCCCCATGAAATCGCCCATGGTTCGGTGCGCATGACTCTGGGTCGGGATAATACGGAAGAGGATATCGACTATGTCCTGGAAGTGCTCCCGGAGATCATCGAGCGTCTGCGCTCCATGTCTCCTTTGTACAACAAGGGGAAGTAGGCCGGGAGGTTATTTGAGGTCGGTAAGGAGTGAGTGGAAATGTACAGCGAAAAAGTGATGGAACATTTCACCAATCCCCGCAACGTAGGGGAGATCCCGGACGCCGATGGTGTCGGGCAGGTAGGCAATCCCGTATGCGGAGACATCATGCGCCTTTTCATTAAAGTAGAAAACGGTGTAATAAAAGATGCCAAGTTCAAGACCTTCGGCTGCGGGGCGGCCATTGCCACCAGCAGCATGCTCACCGAGATGGTCAAGGGCAAGACGCTGGAGGAGGCCATGCGAATAACCAATAAAGACGTGGCCGAGGCCCTCCACGGCCTGCCCACCCAGAAGATGCATTGTTCGAATTTGGCTGCCGATGCCCTGCATAAGGCCATAGAAGATTACGAGAAGAGGAACCACAAGGGCGGTGACGTAACTGGCTAAAGGCAAGGTTATGGTGGCCATGAGCGGCGGGGTGGACAGTTCTACGGCCGCCGCCTTACTTAAGGACCAGGGTTACGAGGTCATCGGAGTTACCATGCAGATCTGGCCTGCGGATGCCCCTCCACCACCGGGGGAAACGGGATGTTGTTCTTTAAGTGCCGTAGAGGATGCCCGGCGGGTAGCTGCCCTTCTGGGCATTCCTCATTATGTGCTTAATTTCCGCGATATGTTTGGAGAAAAGGTCATTGATTACTTCGTGGAAGATTACCTTCACGGGCGCACCCCTAACCCCTGCGTGGCCTGCAACCGGTTCATTAAATTCGATGGGCTTCTGCGCAAGGCCCTGGCTCTGGGTATGGATTATGTAGCTACGGGCCATTATGCCCGCGTATGGTACGACGAGAAGCGGGGGCGTTATCTCCTGGCCAAAGGTCGCGACGCCACCAAGGATCAAAGCTACTTTTTGTACACCTTTACCCAGGAACAGCTGGCCCACACCCTGCTACCCCTGGGAGACTACACCAAGGCTGAGGTGCGGGCCATGGCGGAACGTTATGGCTTGCCCGTGGCCCACAAGCCCGAGTC
Coding sequences:
- a CDS encoding MBL fold metallo-hydrolase, which produces MFIETLVVGALATNCYLIACPETKEGAVIDPGAEGKRILAAAAKAGIRLRYIINTHGHIDHCGANGEIKAATGAEILIHREDAAYLTDPRRNLAAFAGGMRDGLPADRTLEEGDVIRLGKGLALEVIHTPGHTPGGICLKGDGVVFTGDTLFAGSIGRTDFPGGSLEKLLSSVREKLFCLPDGFTIYPGHGPASTIGEEKADNPFFC
- the hisS gene encoding histidine--tRNA ligase produces the protein MLTHRPRGTEDILPGASEKWQYLEEKARSLCRLYGYREIRTPIFEHTELFLRGVGDTTDIVEKEMYTFLDRSERSLTLRPEGTAPVVRALLEHRLYSGVLPVKLFYLGPMFRYGRPQAGRLRQFHQFGVEVFGSRDPGVDAEVIVLAMDFYRQVGLENTELRINSVGCPACRAAHREKLKAYLRPKLPGLCPTCQNRFERNPLRIFDCKSEACRELLAGAPTITRSLCPDCAEHFRRVLRYLDDLGMEYVLDEGLVRGLDYYTKTAFEITVPDIGAQSSIGGGGRYDGLVEACGGPPTPGIGFGLGLERILLALEAQGKEIEVAGGVDVLVVTAGSGLEGAAMDLLKTLREHRIAADKDYMGRSLKAQMKYAHRYPARLVIILGEEELKERKVTVRDLLRGEQQEVAWEDIIPYCRRKKESEG
- the aspS gene encoding aspartate--tRNA ligase yields the protein MIEGMGDWSRTHGCGELRKEHAGLEVILAGWVHRRRDHGGLIFMDLRDRSGIVQVVFNPEVSEQAFAKAEALRGEYVVAVAGEVSIRPEGTANPNLPTGEVEVYARDLRLLNVAKVPPFYIADNLEVDEALRLRYRYLDLRRPEMQRLLELRYRATKAIRDFLDGRGFWEIETPMLTKSTPEGARDFLVPSRLHPGEFFALPQSPQLFKQVLMVAGVERYFQIVRCFRDEDLRADRQPEFTQLDMEMSFVRREDVMGITEELLAYVFHRVLGVELDLPFPRLTYEEAISRYGSDKPDLRFGLEIKDISDLVKNSGFRVFAEAVGRGGVVRGIRAPGCSSYSRRELDELTRLAGTFGAKGLAWMIIEGDGIRSPIAKFFDPGELQSVRERMEARPGDLLLFVADQEETAACALGALRLEMGRRLGLVDDGRLAFAWVIDFPLLEYDEEEGRYKAVHHPFTSPREEDLPLLDREPLKAKALAYDVILNGVELGGGSIRIHRRDVQEKMFELLGLRAEEAREKFGFLLEAFEYGAPPHGGIAFGLDRMVMLMGRRETIRDVIPFPKTQSASCLMTGAPGPVAPEQLKELHLTIRPSR
- a CDS encoding tRNA threonylcarbamoyladenosine dehydratase translates to MEETFTARTELLIGMEGLAKLSRARVAVIGLGGVGSFAAEALARAGVGYLELVDYDYIVPSNINRQLHALHSTLGQPKVLVMARRLKDINPRLTVVPRQERYAPDTGHLFVRRDLDYLVDAIDTVRDKVDLLARAYSSGMRIVSSMGAGNRLDPTALEVADISATRGCPLARVVRRQLRRRGIEGGIKVVYSQEAPRRTSGGASQGSRPPGSISFVPSVAGLILASIVVRELLE
- a CDS encoding metal-sensitive transcriptional regulator, whose amino-acid sequence is MSSYAVVKDDILLRLRKVEGQVKGLQRMVEENKYCVDVLVQIAAARAALKTVGTMIIEQHVRGCVRNALARERGDEIIDELIDVLNRFMA
- a CDS encoding replication-associated recombination protein A; translation: MNLFEQAARDELRAKAPLAVRMRPRTLDEFVGQEAVIGPGTLLRRAIENDSLTSLILWGPPGTGKTTLAHIIADMTRAHFESLHGALDGISDIRRVVAAAKERHVYYRQRTLIFVDEIHRWAKNIQDALLPHVEEGLITLIGATVENPMFTVNPALRSRSRIVRLEPLREEDILKLLRRALEDGERGLGSMNLEVEEAALRHFARLANGDARVALNALEFAALTTPPSDDGRRRVTLAVAEEAAQKKALLYDRDGDQHYDVVSAWIKSIRGSDPDAAIYWLARMIYAGEDPAFLARRLMVHAAEDIGLADPMALLVATSAAQAVERVGLPEGRLILAEATLYLALAPKSNSVIKAIDAALDAVEKEEASPVPRHLRDASYPGAAALGHGRGYKYPHNYPNGWVEQRYLPTSLEGRTFYVPSPYGKEGELSRAWQQRCRGKLKDG
- a CDS encoding RrF2 family transcriptional regulator, translated to MKFSTRGEYGLRAMFDLAQRYGEGPISLKSVAERQDISEHYLEQLIAALRKAGLVRSVRGAQGGYTLSKDPSEIKVGDIIRVLEGPIAPMDCVKEEGECCSRAESCVARTIWEKVRDSVSGVLDSITLEDMVIEANKLQESNNNYMYYI
- the nifS gene encoding cysteine desulfurase NifS: MRRVYLDHSATTPVRPEVLEEMLPFLKEEFGNPSTIYGWGRQAKKALEEARARVAALIGAQPEEIIFTSGGTEADNMALIGAAYANQKKGKHIITSSIEHHAVLDTAQYLMRQGFKVTFLPVTPEGLVRVEDVLQAITDETILISIMHVNNEVGTIQPIREIGRVAREKGIIFHTDAVQSVGKIPVNVQDLNVDLLTASAHKIYGPKGVGCLYVRKGTRIQPLLHGGGQERKRRAGTENVPGIVGFGKAAELAGKELESEGRRLRALRDKLIDGVLASIEETRLNGDREQRSPINANFSFRYVEGESILLSLDMKGIAASSGSACTSGSLDPSHVLLAMGIPHEIAHGSVRMTLGRDNTEEDIDYVLEVLPEIIERLRSMSPLYNKGK
- the nifU gene encoding Fe-S cluster assembly scaffold protein NifU, with amino-acid sequence MYSEKVMEHFTNPRNVGEIPDADGVGQVGNPVCGDIMRLFIKVENGVIKDAKFKTFGCGAAIATSSMLTEMVKGKTLEEAMRITNKDVAEALHGLPTQKMHCSNLAADALHKAIEDYEKRNHKGGDVTG
- the mnmA gene encoding tRNA 2-thiouridine(34) synthase MnmA, with the translated sequence MVAMSGGVDSSTAAALLKDQGYEVIGVTMQIWPADAPPPPGETGCCSLSAVEDARRVAALLGIPHYVLNFRDMFGEKVIDYFVEDYLHGRTPNPCVACNRFIKFDGLLRKALALGMDYVATGHYARVWYDEKRGRYLLAKGRDATKDQSYFLYTFTQEQLAHTLLPLGDYTKAEVRAMAERYGLPVAHKPESQEICFVTTGDYRQFIRQRARVPIRPGPILDTGGRVIGRHRGLPYYTVGQRRGLGLAAGRPLFVVALDPRRNAVIVGEEEELFKPALTSGDNNYILWAEPPPEAEVTVKIRYRAPEVPALLQAGGGGRARIVFKEPQRAVTPGQAVVYYVGELVAGGGTILAPWEEDAS